One region of Tumebacillus amylolyticus genomic DNA includes:
- a CDS encoding DUF2334 domain-containing protein, with amino-acid sequence MKKILLGVLFAAVVFAPLHLPTETNAFPNQDKHHAMLRLEDVGPGGSYETLDDLGKLRAIFEYLESQNVPFHVATIARSKHIQPDGTWYEKGIDDPNPDETVKQFTALLRDAQNHGAVLGMHGYTHQYGDAKRPDNYQDSGTGFEFDVEGAVETTTAEYASDKIQSSLAAFEKAGFVPGFWESPHYHDNREQEEVFRSYMGVLYQPDYRSLRSFKDMTVYETQNTFGSPTLGSAYIPAPLKYITDRNSVTAVLDRLPTFRGLGAMYYHPFLEFPFLERVLGADGKPQIRNGLPEYRYKATDPSNLHLLVEGFRDRGFQWESLYDVLPFSPAHRIELPLGTQSSDIMVGHVSGNPNADIVLHDKNRVQVFTGNYKWPRNRTQPAPREWLKTTFAPSEQFLLGDVNGDSLQDLIAYDKANGTLRLFPSTGTNFGQAETIGLLQGGFDVIQTADLNGDSHPDLLLRRGGELWSVWNSNGRFADLRKISDIPLDAVIRSADFNGDKRDDVLIYSQDVNSLRIMSYTSNNNASWGDTFQTTLNDLKKSSQVLTGDVNHDGLADVTLYDPESGLWQVLDNTGNYQLKAHDNLYGPWASGDHTAFATDFDGNGSSDIAAFDPVHHTLDLSLSFRSKTN; translated from the coding sequence ATGAAAAAAATTCTACTCGGCGTTTTGTTTGCCGCCGTCGTGTTCGCTCCGTTGCATCTGCCGACCGAAACCAACGCGTTTCCAAATCAAGACAAGCACCATGCGATGTTGAGATTGGAAGATGTCGGTCCCGGCGGGTCTTACGAGACGCTTGACGACCTCGGAAAGCTGCGCGCCATTTTCGAATATCTGGAAAGTCAGAACGTCCCGTTCCATGTCGCAACCATCGCCCGCTCCAAACACATTCAGCCTGACGGAACTTGGTATGAAAAAGGAATTGACGACCCCAACCCGGACGAAACTGTCAAACAATTTACCGCTTTGCTCCGGGATGCCCAAAACCACGGAGCAGTGCTCGGCATGCACGGCTACACCCACCAGTACGGAGACGCCAAACGCCCCGACAACTACCAAGACTCGGGGACAGGCTTTGAATTTGACGTCGAGGGGGCCGTCGAGACGACCACAGCCGAATATGCATCCGATAAGATTCAGAGCTCTCTCGCTGCTTTTGAAAAAGCGGGCTTCGTACCCGGCTTCTGGGAATCGCCGCATTACCACGACAACCGTGAACAAGAGGAAGTGTTCCGCTCCTACATGGGCGTGCTCTACCAACCGGACTACCGCTCGTTGCGTTCCTTCAAAGACATGACAGTTTACGAAACGCAGAATACGTTTGGAAGCCCGACACTCGGTTCCGCTTATATCCCGGCTCCCCTGAAGTACATCACAGACCGCAACAGCGTCACCGCCGTTCTCGACCGCTTGCCTACGTTTCGCGGTCTAGGTGCGATGTACTACCATCCGTTCCTTGAATTCCCGTTCCTCGAACGAGTTCTTGGAGCCGATGGCAAACCGCAAATTCGCAATGGACTCCCTGAATACCGCTACAAAGCAACCGACCCATCCAACTTGCATTTATTAGTAGAGGGATTCCGAGACCGCGGATTCCAGTGGGAGTCGCTCTATGACGTCCTCCCCTTTTCGCCGGCCCATCGCATCGAATTGCCACTGGGCACACAGTCGTCTGACATCATGGTCGGGCACGTCAGCGGCAATCCCAACGCCGACATCGTCCTGCATGACAAAAACCGTGTCCAAGTGTTCACCGGAAACTACAAATGGCCGCGCAATCGCACGCAACCCGCTCCCAGGGAGTGGTTGAAGACGACGTTTGCTCCCTCTGAGCAATTCCTGCTTGGAGATGTGAACGGCGATTCGCTGCAAGACCTCATCGCCTACGACAAAGCCAACGGCACTCTCCGACTGTTCCCCTCCACCGGAACGAACTTCGGACAAGCCGAAACGATCGGCCTCTTGCAAGGCGGATTCGATGTCATACAAACAGCCGATCTCAATGGAGACTCCCACCCTGACTTGTTGCTGCGTCGCGGCGGTGAACTCTGGTCGGTCTGGAACTCCAACGGCCGCTTCGCCGACCTGCGCAAAATTTCGGACATTCCGCTGGATGCCGTCATTCGCTCTGCCGACTTCAACGGAGACAAACGGGATGATGTGCTGATCTACAGCCAAGACGTGAACTCTCTGCGGATCATGAGCTACACGTCCAACAACAACGCATCTTGGGGCGACACCTTCCAAACCACGCTCAACGATCTGAAAAAAAGCTCGCAAGTGCTCACCGGAGATGTGAATCATGACGGGCTTGCCGACGTCACTCTCTACGACCCGGAGAGCGGTCTCTGGCAAGTGCTCGACAACACGGGCAACTACCAACTCAAAGCGCACGACAACCTCTACGGCCCGTGGGCAAGCGGCGATCACACCGCGTTTGCCACCGACTTCGACGGCAACGGAAGCAGTGACATCGCGGCGTTCGATCCTGTGCATCACACGCTCGACCTCTCCCTGTCGTTCCGCTCAAAAACCAACTAA
- a CDS encoding carbohydrate kinase family protein, whose product MTITVIGTVFVDIKGYANAKINAECKNVGDIEFVSGGVGRNVAEAIARAGGQVEFLSSVDVTSQGDAVLAGLQEIGISTNRVVKADRGMGMWLAVLDHDGDLAASISQKPNLQPLETLLETQGEEIVKNTDAIVIEFDLAERVVNKIFGWAKQYGKPVYGIVGNLDVLMQRKSMINELNLFICNKAEAEEFLGLTLTSPEECKMAARQLTMGGLQTAVITMGEHGSVFYDRLHNEFGYVPCESVQVVDTTGAGDSFFSGTVYGLANGFGLQQAVECGTNLAAWTISSKANVDPEIQVKVQNNPLFQRARVLN is encoded by the coding sequence TTGACGATTACAGTGATCGGGACCGTTTTCGTAGACATCAAAGGCTATGCAAACGCCAAGATCAATGCGGAGTGCAAGAACGTAGGGGATATCGAGTTCGTGAGCGGCGGGGTTGGCCGCAACGTGGCAGAGGCCATTGCACGTGCAGGTGGTCAAGTAGAATTCCTGTCTTCTGTCGACGTAACGTCGCAAGGAGATGCGGTGCTGGCAGGTCTTCAAGAGATCGGCATCAGCACCAACCGCGTGGTGAAAGCGGATCGCGGCATGGGGATGTGGCTTGCAGTACTCGATCATGACGGAGATTTGGCGGCTTCGATTTCGCAGAAGCCGAACTTGCAACCGCTGGAAACGCTCCTGGAAACGCAGGGCGAAGAGATCGTCAAGAACACAGACGCCATCGTCATCGAGTTTGACCTCGCCGAGCGCGTCGTCAACAAGATTTTTGGCTGGGCGAAACAATACGGCAAGCCGGTCTACGGCATCGTTGGCAACTTAGATGTTTTGATGCAACGCAAGTCGATGATCAACGAACTGAACCTGTTCATTTGCAACAAGGCGGAAGCGGAGGAGTTCTTGGGCCTCACGCTGACTTCGCCGGAGGAATGCAAGATGGCAGCCCGTCAATTGACAATGGGCGGCCTGCAGACCGCTGTCATCACCATGGGTGAACACGGCAGCGTGTTCTACGACCGTCTGCACAACGAGTTCGGCTATGTGCCGTGCGAGTCGGTGCAGGTGGTAGACACGACGGGTGCGGGAGATTCGTTCTTCTCCGGCACGGTGTACGGTTTGGCGAACGGGTTTGGTTTGCAACAAGCGGTGGAGTGCGGTACGAACCTCGCCGCGTGGACGATCTCGTCGAAAGCGAACGTAGATCCGGAAATTCAGGTGAAAGTCCAGAATAACCCGTTGTTTCAACGTGCGCGCGTTCTGAATTAG
- a CDS encoding CHAP domain-containing protein, whose product MRRIWLFLFVGMLAVASPFAFQKKVPTVLEVVSNGAVQPLEDGLYSYKGIDTRHGPQCVEYAERFYTSLFPMTFPFHNSGPGAYDIWEGVAENKDVGSWASHRQYFVAYENGTTVPQADDMLLYDRTRGGGWGHIAIIAEVHPEAVVILEQNSGHDTRRVLPLIENRIVDRGVKGVIRLKAQDQQEHEQESVH is encoded by the coding sequence ATGCGACGCATTTGGTTGTTTTTGTTTGTGGGGATGCTGGCGGTTGCTTCGCCATTCGCGTTTCAGAAAAAGGTGCCGACCGTTTTGGAAGTGGTTTCGAACGGGGCGGTGCAACCTTTGGAAGATGGTCTGTATTCGTACAAGGGCATCGACACACGTCACGGTCCGCAGTGCGTCGAGTACGCGGAGCGTTTTTATACGTCGCTTTTTCCCATGACGTTTCCGTTTCATAACTCCGGCCCCGGAGCGTATGACATCTGGGAGGGCGTGGCGGAGAACAAGGACGTCGGGAGTTGGGCGTCGCATCGGCAGTATTTCGTCGCATATGAAAACGGCACAACGGTACCGCAAGCGGACGACATGTTGCTCTACGACCGCACGCGCGGCGGAGGTTGGGGGCATATCGCGATCATCGCGGAAGTACACCCTGAAGCGGTCGTGATCTTGGAGCAAAACTCCGGACACGACACCCGCAGAGTCCTCCCCCTCATCGAAAACCGCATCGTCGACCGCGGGGTCAAAGGCGTCATCCGTTTGAAAGCACAAGACCAACAAGAACACGAACAGGAGTCCGTCCACTGA
- a CDS encoding acyl-CoA thioesterase — protein MQNIQREVTLDIIVRSTEIDVNGHVNNAKYLEYLEWGREEWYEVNGLHYDAFTELGIQTVTVNININYRKECKQGDVLTIKTFPERMGNTSYSLKQEISNQHGELCADAVVTSVTMDIETRKGKAAPEVLRVLFN, from the coding sequence ATGCAAAACATCCAAAGAGAAGTAACTCTCGATATTATTGTCCGTTCTACGGAGATTGACGTCAACGGGCATGTGAACAATGCCAAGTATCTCGAATACCTCGAATGGGGTCGTGAGGAATGGTACGAAGTGAACGGGCTGCACTACGATGCGTTCACCGAACTGGGCATCCAAACGGTCACCGTTAACATCAACATTAATTATCGTAAGGAATGCAAGCAAGGCGACGTTTTGACGATTAAAACCTTCCCCGAACGCATGGGCAACACCTCGTATTCCTTGAAACAAGAGATCTCGAACCAGCATGGCGAACTCTGTGCAGACGCTGTGGTTACCTCGGTCACGATGGACATCGAGACCCGCAAAGGCAAAGCGGCTCCTGAAGTTTTGAGAGTTTTGTTTAACTAA
- a CDS encoding immune inhibitor A domain-containing protein, producing MKKNKKKHVAAGVASALMASTLLTGNVFAAPTTDAEQQVASVVQADNHGDIDMNIVNEDKLLDSLIKQGLVSQDATQEAKQAALQSYIQLKSKTDFDVKENDPFAAQVKAQDAAKQSQFKGFNNGLLNGNGNKNGHYKKQPDPVQETAYTGAVRKSKVLVLSVEFSDFAHNQIKPGESDNYYSDYTLQHYEDMIFGDNGVTGPHGENLVSQRQFYLQQSGGTFTVDGKAYGWLKVPHSAAYYGADNPKGGHDNVAPGGSKTFVKDVYNAAKAAGIPLQDYDLEDPHDLDGDGITNEPDGLVDSLMLIHSGMGQEAGGGVQGNNAIWSHRSAVFYDPDGLGKGLPGFYDYMVMPEDGATGVFSHEFGHNLGLPDEYDTVYSGTGEAIGYWSIMASGSWAGDIPGAEPTGFSPYAKEYFQATLGGNWASQKVVNWSDISTKGSQFLLDQANSPNGQNYTQLRVNLPQKKSPILAPLSGAHDFWGGQGDSVERNMVTSLDLTGKTQAALNFDTWYNIEDQWDFGFVQVSTDNGSSWKSLSNANTRSDVNPSSFPNIISSVPGFTGQSNGWQNESFDLSQYAGQKIQLRFRYATDSGTNYDGFFVDNVKVTADGQTLLSDDGDQATDSFTYNGFTKNDGNKYTDHYYLMEWRNQAGVDKGLAHIRRGASLMSYDPGLVVWYVDGSYSDNWTGVHPGDGFLGVVDAHLGQKMVWDFGATASSRYQVADAAFGLAPTSGLNLNYPGIQTLLYPSQPAQSLFDDSNSYKNTFMPDAGRALTSYGLKVRVNGAAGDKSVGAVVLYK from the coding sequence ATGAAGAAAAACAAGAAAAAGCACGTCGCAGCAGGTGTCGCATCAGCACTGATGGCAAGCACACTGTTGACGGGTAACGTGTTTGCAGCTCCGACGACTGACGCAGAACAACAGGTTGCATCGGTAGTTCAGGCAGACAATCATGGCGATATCGATATGAACATCGTCAATGAAGATAAACTTCTTGATTCTTTGATCAAACAAGGTCTTGTCTCGCAAGACGCTACGCAAGAAGCAAAGCAAGCAGCTCTTCAGTCTTACATCCAACTCAAGAGCAAGACTGACTTTGACGTGAAAGAGAACGATCCGTTCGCTGCTCAAGTCAAAGCACAAGATGCTGCGAAACAATCGCAGTTCAAAGGCTTCAACAACGGCCTGCTCAACGGCAACGGCAACAAAAACGGCCATTACAAAAAACAGCCGGACCCGGTTCAAGAAACCGCCTACACCGGTGCTGTTCGCAAGTCGAAAGTTCTCGTTCTCTCTGTAGAATTTTCTGACTTTGCACACAACCAAATCAAGCCGGGCGAGTCTGACAACTACTACTCCGACTACACCCTGCAACACTACGAAGACATGATCTTCGGCGACAACGGCGTAACCGGCCCGCACGGCGAGAACCTCGTTTCGCAACGTCAATTCTACCTGCAACAATCGGGCGGTACCTTCACCGTTGACGGGAAAGCGTACGGCTGGCTGAAAGTTCCGCACTCTGCAGCGTACTACGGTGCAGACAACCCGAAGGGCGGTCATGACAACGTAGCTCCGGGCGGCTCCAAGACGTTCGTGAAGGACGTGTACAACGCAGCGAAAGCGGCGGGCATTCCGCTGCAAGACTACGACCTCGAAGATCCGCACGATCTCGATGGCGACGGCATCACGAACGAGCCGGACGGCCTCGTTGACTCCCTGATGCTGATCCACTCCGGCATGGGCCAAGAAGCGGGCGGCGGCGTACAAGGCAACAACGCGATCTGGTCGCACCGTTCTGCAGTCTTCTACGATCCGGACGGTCTGGGCAAAGGTCTGCCGGGCTTCTATGACTACATGGTCATGCCGGAAGACGGCGCAACCGGCGTCTTCTCTCACGAATTCGGTCACAACCTCGGCCTGCCGGACGAGTACGACACCGTCTACTCCGGCACGGGCGAAGCGATCGGCTACTGGTCGATCATGGCATCCGGCTCTTGGGCGGGCGACATCCCGGGCGCAGAACCGACCGGCTTCTCTCCGTATGCTAAGGAATACTTCCAAGCAACTCTGGGCGGCAACTGGGCTTCTCAGAAAGTTGTAAACTGGTCTGACATCTCCACCAAAGGTTCGCAGTTCCTGCTCGACCAAGCGAACTCTCCGAACGGCCAGAACTACACCCAACTGCGCGTCAACCTGCCGCAGAAAAAATCCCCGATCCTCGCTCCGCTTTCCGGCGCGCACGATTTCTGGGGCGGCCAAGGCGATAGTGTTGAACGCAACATGGTCACCTCGCTTGACCTGACCGGCAAGACCCAAGCAGCTCTGAACTTCGATACCTGGTACAACATCGAAGACCAGTGGGACTTCGGCTTCGTCCAAGTTTCCACCGACAACGGTTCTTCTTGGAAGTCTCTTTCCAACGCAAACACCCGTTCTGACGTCAACCCGTCGTCCTTCCCGAACATCATCTCTTCCGTTCCGGGCTTCACGGGTCAATCGAACGGCTGGCAGAACGAATCCTTCGACCTGTCCCAATACGCAGGTCAGAAGATCCAACTGCGTTTCCGCTATGCAACCGACAGCGGCACCAACTACGATGGTTTCTTCGTCGACAATGTAAAAGTCACCGCAGACGGCCAAACTCTGCTCTCCGATGACGGCGACCAAGCAACCGATTCCTTCACCTACAACGGCTTTACGAAAAACGACGGCAACAAATACACCGACCACTACTACCTGATGGAATGGCGTAACCAAGCCGGTGTGGACAAAGGTCTTGCTCACATCCGCCGCGGCGCTTCCCTGATGTCTTACGATCCGGGCCTCGTCGTCTGGTACGTGGACGGTTCCTACTCCGACAACTGGACGGGCGTTCACCCGGGCGACGGTTTCCTCGGAGTCGTCGACGCGCACCTCGGCCAAAAGATGGTCTGGGACTTCGGTGCAACCGCATCTTCCCGCTACCAAGTAGCAGACGCTGCCTTCGGTCTGGCTCCGACCTCCGGTCTGAACCTGAACTACCCGGGCATCCAAACGTTGCTCTACCCGAGCCAACCGGCTCAATCGCTGTTTGACGACAGCAACTCGTACAAGAACACCTTCATGCCGGATGCAGGTCGCGCTTTGACTTCCTACGGTTTGAAAGTTCGTGTCAACGGTGCTGCAGGCGACAAATCGGTCGGCGCAGTCGTACTCTACAAATAA